Within Saccharomonospora cyanea NA-134, the genomic segment TGAGCTGGTCGGCAGCGACGACGGCAACGGTGGTTTCTTCGCGGTACCGGGCGAGCCCGCGTCGTACCGGCTCGCCGTGCACGCCGACCGGGGTTCGCTCACACCGTTGTCGCGAGTGATCGACGCGGAGTGGACGTTCCGCGACGACGTGGGCGCGGGTGCGGAGCTGACCGCGCTTCCTTTGTTGGGTGTGCATTTCGATGCCGACTTCGGCATGGAGAACGCGCCGAGGGTGGGGGAGAAGGTGCGGTTGCCGTTGGCGGTGCAGCGCAACGGAAGTCCGGAGGAGCCGAGGTTGGACTCGCTGCGGGTGGAGGTGTCGTTCGACGGTGGTGAGTCGTGGCGGTCGGTGCCGTATCGGTGGGAGCACGGTGAGCGGGTGATCGCGGTGCGGGCTCCGGAGGGTGTGAAGGATGTGTCGTTGCGGGTCGAGGCGGAGGACGTCGACGGCAACGGTCTGAAGCAGACCATCGTCGGCGCCTACCCGGTGCGCTGACGAACGTGGGGTGCGGACTCACCCGGTTCCGGGCGTGTCCGCACCCTGCGCACGCGTGTCCGCACTTCCCCTACGCACCACCATCCGAGACATCCCCGCCGCTCGGCGACGAGTACGCAACGGTCGAGGCCGCTCGCGACAAGCAGTGGTGGGGGAGCGACACAGCTTCCCCACCCGACGCGAGAAAGGATCGATGTGCGAGGTCGTCGACTGAGACCGGGAACGACAGCCGCGCTGGCGGTCACGCTGGCGTTCGCGCCCCTGACCGCGGTGGGCGCGAACGCGGAGGCGAGTGAATCCGCCCCACCCGTGTCCGCGCGCTTCGCCGAGGCAGACGGCCCCACCGTCACGCTGATCACCGGTGACCGTGTCCGACTGCTCGGCGAGGGCGCCCAGGGCGTGGCGTTCCAGCCGGGCCCAGGCCGGGAGGACATGGGACACAACTGGTTCCGCGAGGCGAACGGTGAGGTCCATGTCGTCCCGGACGACGTCGCGCCGCTGATCGCGGCGGGGACCCTCGACAAGCGACTGTTCAACGTCTCCCAGCTGATCGAGGCGGGCTACCACGACGGCGCACGCGACGACGTGCCCGTGCTGGTGTCCTACGCCGACGGCGACGTCCAGGCACGGTCGACGGCACTCGCCGACGGCGCGGCCACCCGCGTCAACACGCTGTCCACCATCAACGGCGAGGCGCTGCGGGCGAAGAAGGCCACCACGACCCGCTTCTGGCACTCCGTGCGCCCGATGCTGAGGCAGGACCGGGCGATCGAGCACCTGTGGCTCGACGCGCCGGTGAGGGCCACCCTCGACCACACGGTGCCGCGGATCGGCGCGCCGGAGGCGTGGGAGAGCGGGTTCACCGGCGAGGGTGTGACGGTGGCGGTGCTGGACACTGGAATCGACGCCGACCACCCGGACCTCGACGACGCGGTGGCGGAGTCCGAGGACTTCACCGGCGGTGGCAGCGCCGACGACGGAAACGGCCACGGCACGCACGTCGCCGGAACCATCGCCGGAGACGGCACCGCGAGCGACGGCACCTACCGCGGGGTGGCCCCGGACGCCGACCTCGCTGTCGGCAAGGTGCTGAACGACGCGGGCGAGGGCCAGGAGTCGTGGGTCCTGGCCGGCATGGAGTGGGCGGCGCAGCGCGCCGACGTGGTGAACATGAGCCTCGGCGGTGGCTTCTCGGACGGCGGTGATCCGCTCTCCCAGGCGGTGAACCGGCTGACCGAGGAGACCGACACGCTCTTCGTGGTGGCCGCGGGCAACGACGGTCCGTGGGAAGGCACCATCGGCTCCCCCGGTGCGGCCGATGCCGCGCTCACCGTCGGAGCGGTCGACGACAACGACGAGCTGGCCGAGTTCTCCAGCCGTGGCCCTCGCCTTGGGGACAACGGCATCAAGCCGGAGCTCACCGCGCCCGGCGTGGACGTCGTCTCCGCCCGTGCTTCCGGAACGGAGGGTGAGTTCTACACCTCGGCGTCCGGTACGTCGATGGCCACGCCGCACGTCGCGGGTGCGGCGGCGCTGGTGGCTCAGGCCCGCCAGGACGCCTCGGCCGCGGAGCTGAAGTCTGCGCTGGTGAACTCGGCGGTGCCGAACGAGTCGCTGTCGTCGTACGAACAGGGCGCGGGCCGAGTGGACGTGGCGAGTGCTGTGAAGCAACGGGTACTGGCCGAACCCGCGGTGGTGAACCTGGGCACCGTCGCCTGGCCGTACGAGGACGCCGATCCGCTGACGCGTGCGGTCACCTACACCAACCACGGTCCCGAGCCGGTCACCCTCACGCTCGACGGCAGCCTCCAAGGACCGGAGGGCATGCTCACCGTCGATCCGAAGGAGGTGACCGTTCCCGCGGGTGGCAAGGCGGCGGTCACGCTGACGGTGGACCCGTCCGTCGGCGGGGCCGGGCGCTACAGCGGGACACTCGTCGCCACGGGCGACGACGGCTCGGTGGTGCGCACGGCGCTCGGTATGACGAAGGAGGAGGAGAC encodes:
- a CDS encoding S8 family peptidase, whose product is MRGRRLRPGTTAALAVTLAFAPLTAVGANAEASESAPPVSARFAEADGPTVTLITGDRVRLLGEGAQGVAFQPGPGREDMGHNWFREANGEVHVVPDDVAPLIAAGTLDKRLFNVSQLIEAGYHDGARDDVPVLVSYADGDVQARSTALADGAATRVNTLSTINGEALRAKKATTTRFWHSVRPMLRQDRAIEHLWLDAPVRATLDHTVPRIGAPEAWESGFTGEGVTVAVLDTGIDADHPDLDDAVAESEDFTGGGSADDGNGHGTHVAGTIAGDGTASDGTYRGVAPDADLAVGKVLNDAGEGQESWVLAGMEWAAQRADVVNMSLGGGFSDGGDPLSQAVNRLTEETDTLFVVAAGNDGPWEGTIGSPGAADAALTVGAVDDNDELAEFSSRGPRLGDNGIKPELTAPGVDVVSARASGTEGEFYTSASGTSMATPHVAGAAALVAQARQDASAAELKSALVNSAVPNESLSSYEQGAGRVDVASAVKQRVLAEPAVVNLGTVAWPYEDADPLTRAVTYTNHGPEPVTLTLDGSLQGPEGMLTVDPKEVTVPAGGKAAVTLTVDPSVGGAGRYSGTLVATGDDGSVVRTALGMTKEEETYDLDVTVVGHDGEPLGEGMVTFLSESGSSGMAFIENGRFHTSLPKDTYYLSASAHFTGADGQRGLAMGAEPRLVLDADTHIELDLRRNYHPRVELADRPGAEVGDVSLGTLLMRDGMGVGSGARVSADLDHVYLRPSRTEHDGFTLSVDTSHAKPDGKGTFVNSPYLYELTHEHTGSIPGEFTRRVSDGDLGHVHSRHADGVAGWGQRGVVVGELPFELSEYYTPGVIRPLLELVDKPRWEGPAPVVATQYTAVPLELEAGETVNLLWNTAVHGPTFTHDPENGGPFRLEHGMGFPLRLYGDGGGHLGVSTTDSISTELYRDGEPVRPDEYDSGFFPVPNEPASYRFHVRAERGELTPLSRVVDAEWTFDDDGVEEGESKALPLLGVHFDTDFGVSDAPKAGKKVRLPFSVQRNGSQEEPKLTTLRFEVSFDGGKTWRPVPYNRSRDGHELAVRAPEGVKDVSLRVEAEDVDGNGLKQTIVGAYPVR